In one Colletotrichum destructivum chromosome 2, complete sequence genomic region, the following are encoded:
- a CDS encoding Putative sodium/calcium exchanger membrane region, NCX, central ion-binding domain superfamily — MNVRSACILQFSSNTPQPSSCIATQPKDTRSSLHGGTSGISHARQRNCSLPWLRMSQLRTGFDVSMPVTSKLRGGGLRLRPFYATVFLISLLVSCSLLAKTTERQLHLQDTSPLTKRSEFTECRDVHRADDQCAFVKAHCGDDEAGLLSYLTLYYCDLAKAQSLAFVILVCWLGLLFTTIGIAASDFFSVNLNTISAILGLSESLAGVTFLAFGNGSPDVFSTFAAMGSNSASMAVGELIGAASFITAVVAGSMALVREFKVGRKTYVRDLSFFIVAVCFTMVFLADGHLHLWECITMVCYYIFYVVTVVTWHWLSTRRSQQRVREAAARGHVYGAVGHFNDELAPEPYRDDPNDEDRHVISGAASNAGDISALEAGPRIEVDDEAEDEEDAEDSDHGRHVVAEMASSMRVLRPRGRRRNTLTPIRPSLVGALEFRSALAQLQKESNHRMRPMHGRAYSVNHLGGNSETNTVLGPTSDSGRYTIGAVEELGQNRNRALSSGDIPGSVNSRDHSPWRFPAQDTPANPIEQVKAQDARNRSRSPAFKIGGNLAPPPVDMALPQRQDTGGSEPLESRPSPGQLSLQIPSRRGSFSDRSSPASPFPGYTESPLVLTPAAQNEPTEFFMPPGMARLEVPFAPYEMAIPKPVRWWPYAILPPPHIFWATLFPTLLGWKQKSLWDRFVSAISVPSILLLVLTLPVVENESADDSSDETAVDPLTRDHAHCNAPTPAAAHEGLEEETEWQRFRRSTLTHSRMHSVDHSPKGSPALIAIDSPSGVRVATEIPTSHPQHAKPAAPLPSESSLAAADDSGQWNRWLVAIQLFTGPLFAVIILWANMKEDFDQPYKTLVRFILYTLLVSTILLGFLLLTTSPDKRPKYHFLLCFMGFTIAIAWISTIAGEVVGVLKAFGVIFGISEALLGLTIFAAGNSVGDLIADITVARLGFPVMALSACFGGPMLNILLGIGIGGVYMMVQAANHRHKKHPDKPFKYHSYNIQIGGTLMISAITLLLTLLGLLIIVPMNKWVMSRKIGYGLIILWMISTIVNVVVELTGVWTDVSYSLTF; from the exons ATGAACGTGAGAAGCGCTTGCATCTTGCAGTTCAGCTCAAACACGCcgcagccttcttcttgtaTTGCGACTCAGCCGAAAGACACCCGTTCCTCCTTGCACGGCGGAACGAGCGGCATATCCCACGCACGCCAACGCAACTGCAGTCTGCCATGGCTTCGGATGAGCCAATTACGCACAGGATTTGACGTCAGCATGCCAGTAACCTCCAAGCTTCGAGGGGGCGGCCTTCGCTTGCGGCCCTTCTACGCGACGGTCTTTTTGATATCCCTTTTGGTATCCTGCTCTCTCTTGGCCAAAACGACCGAGAGGCAGCTTCACCTGCAAGACACGTCGCCCCTCACCAAACGATCCGAATTCACCGAGTGCCGCGACGTCCACCGCGCCGATGACCAGTGCGCCTTTGTCAAGGCTCATTgcggtgatgatgaggcTGGCCTCCTTTCCTACCTCACGCTTTACTATTGCGACCTTGCCAAGGCACAGTCCTTGGCCTTTGTCATTCTGGTCTGCTGGCTCGGCTTGCTCTTCACAACCATTGGCATCGCTGCCAGCGATTTCTTCAGCGTCAATCTCAACACCATTTCTGCAATCCTGGGCCTCAGCGAGAGTCTAGCCGGCGTCACATTCTTGGCCTTTGGCAATGGATCTCCCGACGTCTTTAGCACCTTTGCGGCCATGGGCTCAAACAGCGCCAGCATGGCGGTTGGGGAGCTGATCGGCGCGGCGAGCTTCATCACCGCCGTAGTAGCTGGATCCATGGCTCTGGTTCGGGAGTTTAAAGTGGGGAGAAAGACATACGTCCGGGATCTGtccttcttcatcgtcgctgTGTGCTTCACCATGGTGTTTCTGGCGGATGGCCATCTGCATTTATGGGAATGCATAACGATGGTATGCTACTACATCTTCTACGTGGTTACCGTTGTCACCTGGCATTGGTTATCGACAAGGCGGAGTCAGCAGCGGGTCCGGGAAGCTGCCGCACGAGGTCATGTGTACGGAGCGGTGGGGCATTTCAACGACGAGCTGGCTCCGGAGCCATACCGGGATGATcccaacgacgaggaccgGCACGTAATTtccggcgccgcctcaaACGCTGGAGACATCAGCGCACTGGAGGCTGGACCGAGAATCGAAGTTGACGAtgaggccgaagacgaagaggacgcgGAGGACAGTGACCACGGGCGGCATGTGGTGGCGGAGATGGCAAGCAGTATGCGAGTTCTACGGCCCAGAGGCAGACGGCGTAACACCCTCACGCCCATCCGTCCCAGTTTGGTTGGCGCCTTGGAGTTCCGGTCAGCTCTTGCTCAGTTGCAAAAGGAAAGTAACCACAGAATGAGACCGATGCATGGTCGAGCATACTCGGTCAACCATCTCGGAGGTAACAGCGAAACGAACACGGTACTAGGACCGACTTCTGACTCGGGAAGATACACAATCGGTGCGGTCGAAGAACTTGGGCAAAACAGGAATCGTGCCTTGTCATCTGGCGACATTCCGGGTTCCGTCAACAGCCGGGATCACTCCCCTTGGCGCTTCCCTGCCCAAGATACTCCAGCGAACCCAATCGAACAGGTCAAAGCCCAAGACGCGAGGAACCGAAGTCGATCGCCAGCCTTCAAGATCGGTGGCAATCTAGCACCCCCGCCCGTCGATATGGCACTACCTCAACGTCAAGATACAGGAGGGAGCGAGCCGCTAGAGTCTCGGCCATCACCTGGTCAACTTTCACTTCAGATCCCAAGTCGGCGCGGGAGCTTCAGCGACAGGTCTTCGCCCGCGTCGCCCTTCCCTGGCTACACGGAATCGCCTCTTGTTCTGACGCCAGCTGCTCAGAATGAGCCGACCGAGTTCTTCATGCCGCCTGGCATGGCTCGTCTGGAAGTTCCTTTTGCGCCTTATGAGATGGCCATTCCTAAACCAGTGAGGTGGTGGCCATACGCAATCTTGCCTCCTCCGCACATTTTTTGGGCAACACTGTTCCCGACTTTATTGGGTTGGAAGCAAAAGAGTCTTTGGGACAGATTTGTCAGTGCAATCTCTGTCCCGAGCATCTTGCTTCTGGTGTTGACACTACCGGTGGTGGAAAACGAGAGCGCCGACGATTCCTCGGACGAAACTGCAGTGGATCCGTTGACGCGGGATCATGCTCATTGCAATGCTCCGACCCCAGCTGCTGCTcacgagggcctcgaggaagaAACAGAGTGGCAGCGCTTCAGGCGAAGCACCTTGACGCATTCTCGTATGCACTCTGTTGACCATTCCCCAAAGGGTTCTCCGGCACTCATCGCAATCGACTCCCCGAGTGGTGTGCGTGTGGCAACGGAGATACCGACAAGTCATCCGCAACACGCCAAACCAGCAGCACCGTTGCCTTCAGAAAGTAgccttgctgctgccgaTGATTCCGGACAGTGGAACAGATGGCTTGTCGCAATTCAACTTTTCACAGGACCTTTgttcgccgtcatcatcttATGGGCGAACATGAAGGAGGACTTCGATCAGCCGTACAAGACTCTTGTCAGGTTTATTCTCTATACACTCCTGGTGTCTACGATACTGCTCGGGTTTCTGTTGTTGACGACAAGCCCCGACAAGAGGCCCAAGTACCACTTCCTCCTGTGCTTCATGGGGTTCACGATCGCCATCGCTTGGATCTCAACCATTGCCGGCGAGGTTGTTGGTGTCTTGAAAGCCTTTGGAGTGATTTTTGGCATCTCGGAGGCACTCCTTGGGCTGACCATCTTCGCAGCGGGTAACAGTGTCGGTGACCTGATTGCCGACATCACTGTTGCTCGGCTTGGATTCCCCGTCATGGCTCT ATCCGCCTGCTTCGGCGGTCCCATGCTCAATATTCTCCTTGgtatcggcatcggcggtgTATACATGATGGTCCAGGCTGCCAATCACCGACACAAGAAGCATCCTGACAAGCCGTTCAAATACCATTCGTACAACATCCAGATCGGTGGCACGCTGATGATTTCGGCTATCACTCTGCTACTCACATTACTTGGTCTTCTGATCATCGTCCCGATGAACAAATGGGTGATGTCACGGAAGATTGGATACGGACTCATCATTCTATGGATGATCAGCACCATTGTTAACGTGGTTGTTGAGCTGACGGGTGTCTGGACCGATGTGTCCTATTCCCTTACCTTTTAA